In a single window of the Natronomonas salsuginis genome:
- a CDS encoding poly(R)-hydroxyalkanoic acid synthase subunit PhaE, which produces MSEYTKDVQVEWNELVENMNQAVAASMEQNMEASAAFMESWADAVEDSMPTETEWASSVEGYNEAYEVWMDATEEMFDRTADAAEGEEVSVTEFRDIWLQSANEAFKQVMGTSAFAAANGRLVNAMMEMREQADEIGEETLVQLGMPTRSDIDEVGERLVELERRQHRVEEKLDRIIESLE; this is translated from the coding sequence ATGAGTGAATATACCAAGGACGTACAGGTGGAGTGGAACGAACTGGTCGAGAACATGAACCAGGCGGTCGCGGCGTCGATGGAGCAGAACATGGAGGCGAGCGCGGCGTTCATGGAGTCGTGGGCAGACGCTGTCGAGGACTCGATGCCGACCGAAACGGAGTGGGCGAGCAGCGTCGAGGGGTACAACGAGGCCTACGAGGTGTGGATGGACGCCACCGAGGAGATGTTCGATCGGACGGCCGACGCCGCCGAGGGCGAGGAGGTCTCGGTGACGGAGTTCCGCGACATCTGGCTCCAGAGCGCCAACGAGGCGTTCAAACAAGTGATGGGGACGTCGGCGTTCGCCGCGGCGAACGGCCGGCTGGTCAACGCGATGATGGAGATGCGCGAGCAGGCAGACGAGATCGGCGAGGAGACCCTCGTCCAGCTCGGCATGCCGACCCGCTCGGACATCGATGAGGTCGGCGAGCGGCTCGTCGAACTGGAGCGCAGACAGCACCGCGTCGAGGAGAAACTCGATCGCATCATAGAGAGTCTCGAATGA
- a CDS encoding AbrB/MazE/SpoVT family DNA-binding domain-containing protein has translation MADENETQDGILWPPNMLKAMQETSEKATRQQQEALRNLFMGGGASGTPDLGTISEQLGTMTQMATFKTRIQSGGRISIPDAEREALDIGEGDIVQTVIVPVKRNRDDE, from the coding sequence ATGGCCGACGAAAACGAAACGCAAGACGGGATACTGTGGCCGCCGAACATGCTGAAAGCGATGCAGGAGACGTCCGAGAAGGCGACGCGACAACAGCAAGAGGCGCTACGAAACCTGTTCATGGGTGGTGGAGCGTCGGGGACGCCTGATCTCGGGACCATCTCCGAACAGCTTGGGACGATGACGCAGATGGCGACGTTCAAGACGCGGATCCAAAGCGGTGGCCGGATCTCGATTCCCGACGCCGAGCGCGAGGCGCTCGACATCGGCGAGGGGGACATCGTCCAGACGGTCATCGTCCCGGTCAAGCGGAACAGAGACGACGAGTGA
- a CDS encoding MaoC family dehydratase, which yields MTNDSYSMPFETWAAASSRVFNTFLEANRAANQAAISMLGSRQATNGKRTTNGTRNDVALGAAEERRIEAGEDLDEWAAHREIDGELSVGDLVRFTKTISQRDIERFAAASGDTNPIHLDDEWAEETRFNGRIAHGILVSGLISAALARFPGSVVYLSQDLEFRAPVRIGDRVTATVEIVEDLGGDQFRIRTSVAKDDDPVIDGEAVVLIDDAPIDDA from the coding sequence ATGACTAACGATTCGTATTCGATGCCGTTCGAAACGTGGGCGGCGGCATCCTCTCGCGTCTTCAACACCTTCCTCGAGGCCAACCGAGCGGCCAATCAGGCCGCGATCTCCATGCTCGGCTCCCGGCAGGCGACGAACGGCAAGCGAACGACGAACGGCACCCGAAACGATGTCGCACTCGGCGCGGCCGAGGAGCGCCGTATCGAAGCTGGCGAGGACCTTGACGAGTGGGCGGCCCATCGAGAGATCGACGGCGAACTCTCGGTGGGCGATTTGGTCCGGTTCACGAAGACCATCTCCCAGCGGGACATCGAGCGATTCGCCGCGGCCTCCGGCGACACGAACCCGATCCACCTCGACGACGAGTGGGCCGAGGAAACACGGTTCAACGGCCGCATCGCGCATGGCATCCTCGTCTCCGGGCTGATAAGTGCTGCCCTCGCCCGCTTCCCCGGTAGCGTCGTGTACCTCTCACAGGATCTGGAGTTCCGCGCCCCCGTCCGGATCGGTGATCGCGTCACGGCCACCGTCGAGATCGTCGAGGATCTCGGCGGCGATCAGTTCCGCATCCGGACGAGCGTCGCGAAGGACGACGATCCCGTCATCGACGGCGAAGCCGTCGTGCTCATCGACGACGCGCCGATCGACGACGCCTGA
- a CDS encoding ATP-dependent DNA helicase, whose product MDVAEVSGVPPWVADHLQEEGIESLYPPQAEAVEAGVADGDSLVASIPTASGKTLIAQLAMLSAVERGGKALYIVPLRALASEKREEFSAFEAHGVSIGVSTGNYDESGEWLSGKDIIVATSEKVDSLVRNGAPWVNELDCVVSDEVHLVNDPNRGPTLEVTLAKLRRINPSLQVVALSATVGNAEVMAEWLDAALVDSAWRPIELKTGVQYGQALHFGDGSQRELRVGSNEKPTEAIVRDTLAEGGSTLVFVNSRRNAEGAAKRLANTSRDGLDDEERERLAELAEEIRGVSDTETSEDLANCVEEGAAFHHAGCSSQHRSIVEDAFRDRLIKVVCATPTLAAGVNTPSRRVVVRDWRRYSGEAGGMQPLSVLEVHQMMGRAGRPGRDPYGEALLLANSHDELDELLDRYVWADPEPVESKLAREPSMRTHLLATVASGFADSREALLEFLDQTLYATQYRHGSDGGDNLERIVETTLEYLERNGFVDRGETIEATNLGHTVSRLYLDPMSAAEIIDGLEAGGTPTAMGLYHLVSRTPDMYELYLRSGDREEYTMLAYERESTFLGEMPSEFEEGRFDDWLSALKTARMLEDWASEIDESEIAERYGVGPGDIRGKVDTAEWLLGAAESLASELGLDSVRAIAEARTRVKHGVREELIDLAGVRGVGRKRARRLHDAGIETRAELREAEKAVVLAALRGREKTAENVLEAAGHRDPDMDGIEPDATAVPDRDDDREGATAGPAGPDQSNLGDF is encoded by the coding sequence ATGGACGTTGCCGAGGTCTCCGGGGTACCGCCGTGGGTCGCGGATCACCTCCAGGAGGAGGGTATCGAGTCGCTGTATCCGCCGCAAGCGGAGGCCGTCGAGGCGGGCGTCGCCGACGGCGACAGTCTGGTGGCGTCGATCCCGACCGCCAGCGGCAAGACGCTTATCGCACAGCTTGCGATGCTGTCGGCGGTCGAGCGGGGCGGGAAGGCGCTGTACATCGTCCCGTTGCGGGCGCTGGCGAGCGAGAAGCGCGAGGAGTTCTCCGCCTTCGAGGCCCACGGCGTCTCGATCGGCGTCTCGACCGGGAACTACGACGAGAGCGGGGAGTGGCTCTCCGGGAAGGATATCATCGTCGCGACGAGCGAGAAAGTCGACTCGCTCGTGCGAAACGGCGCGCCGTGGGTCAACGAACTCGACTGCGTCGTAAGCGACGAGGTCCACCTCGTGAACGACCCGAACCGGGGGCCGACGCTGGAGGTGACGCTCGCGAAGCTCCGCCGGATCAACCCGAGCCTACAGGTCGTCGCGCTCTCGGCGACCGTCGGCAACGCCGAGGTGATGGCCGAGTGGCTCGACGCCGCATTGGTCGACTCGGCGTGGCGGCCGATCGAGCTCAAGACGGGCGTTCAGTACGGACAGGCGCTGCACTTCGGCGACGGATCCCAACGCGAGTTGCGCGTCGGGTCGAACGAGAAACCCACCGAGGCGATCGTCCGAGACACGCTCGCGGAGGGCGGTTCGACGCTCGTGTTCGTCAACTCGCGGCGGAACGCCGAGGGGGCCGCAAAGCGGCTGGCGAACACGAGCCGCGACGGGCTCGACGACGAGGAGCGCGAGCGGCTCGCCGAACTCGCCGAGGAGATCCGAGGCGTCTCCGACACCGAGACGAGCGAGGACCTCGCGAACTGCGTCGAGGAGGGCGCGGCGTTCCACCACGCCGGCTGTTCGAGCCAACACCGGTCGATCGTCGAGGACGCCTTTCGCGACCGGCTCATCAAGGTCGTCTGCGCGACGCCGACGCTCGCGGCGGGCGTCAACACTCCTTCCCGACGCGTCGTCGTCCGCGACTGGCGGCGGTACTCGGGGGAGGCGGGCGGGATGCAGCCACTCTCGGTCCTCGAAGTCCACCAGATGATGGGTCGGGCGGGCAGACCGGGGCGCGATCCCTACGGCGAGGCGCTGCTGCTCGCGAACAGCCACGACGAACTGGACGAACTGCTCGATCGCTACGTCTGGGCCGACCCCGAGCCGGTCGAGTCGAAACTGGCCCGCGAGCCCTCGATGCGGACGCACCTGCTCGCGACGGTCGCCTCCGGCTTCGCCGATTCGCGCGAGGCGCTGTTGGAGTTTCTGGATCAGACGCTCTACGCGACGCAGTACCGCCACGGCTCCGACGGGGGCGACAACCTCGAGCGGATCGTCGAGACGACCCTCGAGTATCTGGAGCGAAACGGGTTCGTCGACCGCGGGGAGACGATCGAAGCGACGAACCTCGGCCACACCGTCTCGCGGCTGTATCTCGATCCCATGAGCGCCGCCGAGATCATCGACGGCCTCGAAGCGGGGGGAACGCCGACCGCGATGGGGCTGTACCACCTCGTCTCGCGGACCCCAGACATGTACGAGCTGTACCTCCGGTCGGGCGACCGCGAGGAGTACACGATGTTGGCCTACGAGCGCGAATCGACGTTCCTCGGCGAGATGCCCAGCGAGTTCGAGGAGGGACGCTTCGATGACTGGCTGTCGGCGCTGAAGACAGCGCGGATGCTCGAAGACTGGGCGAGCGAGATCGACGAGAGCGAGATCGCGGAGCGCTACGGGGTCGGGCCGGGTGACATCCGCGGGAAGGTCGACACCGCCGAGTGGCTGCTCGGCGCTGCGGAGTCGCTGGCGAGCGAGCTCGGCCTCGACAGCGTGCGGGCGATCGCGGAGGCCAGAACGCGCGTCAAACACGGCGTCCGAGAGGAGCTGATCGATCTCGCGGGGGTCCGTGGCGTCGGACGAAAGCGGGCCCGTCGGCTCCACGACGCGGGTATCGAGACGCGCGCCGAACTCCGGGAGGCCGAGAAGGCGGTCGTTCTGGCCGCCCTCCGCGGCCGCGAGAAGACGGCCGAAAACGTGCTCGAAGCCGCCGGCCACCGCGACCCGGATATGGACGGGATCGAACCGGATGCGACGGCGGTTCCGGACCGAGACGACGACCGCGAGGGAGCGACCGCCGGACCGGCGGGGCCGGACCAATCGAATCTCGGTGATTTCTGA
- a CDS encoding PAS domain-containing protein, giving the protein MLDARAIRADRRTVRVLHVDDNRSILDLTAAFPDRELADVSVTSETTPDDALSRLETESFDCVVSEYEMSGRSGLELFEAIREDHPLLPFVLYTGKGSEEIASQAVNAGVTGYFQKGGPDQQRRLANRVRQAAEKYHTRIEADRYSTVLRALDYPIYVVDETGVFSYVNDAMVELTGYEREEIIGASTDIIKDDEAVAAAERELGDILSHEGPDTTQFYVDVVPKDGDPIPCRDHMAVLPYEGEEFRGSVGILRNVCEEVSREETLERRERELERKTRAMDEAPVGITITDPSREDNPMIYVNGRFVEMTGYPRSDSIDENCRFLQGPETDEQSVNELRQAIDTGEATTVEIKNYRRDGEPFWNRVSISPLLSEDGEAESWVGFQRDITAYKNRERELERQNDRLERFAGIVSHDLRSPMSVAAGRIELAKAEGEADRAANLDAALDALDRMDTIVDDTLTLARQGDTVGEPETVSLSSVAEECWRTTETDDGSIEVAGDLRFRADPDRLRNLVENLLGNAIEHGGERVTVRIGALDDGFYIADDGPGIDEAERESVFDPGHTSAEDGTGFGLAIVNEIAEAHGWTVSIGDAEVGGARFEIRDVTTV; this is encoded by the coding sequence GTGCTCGACGCGCGCGCGATACGTGCCGATCGACGGACGGTGCGTGTCCTCCACGTTGACGACAATCGATCGATTCTTGATCTCACTGCGGCGTTTCCCGACCGGGAGTTGGCCGACGTCTCCGTCACGTCCGAAACCACCCCCGACGACGCCCTGTCGCGACTCGAGACGGAGTCGTTCGACTGCGTCGTGAGCGAATACGAAATGTCGGGACGAAGCGGACTGGAACTGTTCGAGGCGATCCGCGAGGATCACCCGCTGCTCCCGTTCGTCCTCTACACGGGCAAGGGGTCCGAGGAGATCGCGAGCCAGGCCGTCAACGCCGGCGTCACGGGCTACTTCCAGAAGGGCGGTCCGGACCAACAGCGCCGGCTCGCCAATCGGGTCAGACAGGCGGCCGAGAAGTATCACACGCGGATCGAGGCCGATCGCTACTCGACCGTCCTGCGCGCGCTCGACTACCCGATATACGTCGTCGACGAGACCGGCGTGTTCTCCTACGTCAACGACGCGATGGTCGAGCTGACCGGCTACGAGCGCGAGGAGATAATCGGCGCTTCGACGGACATCATCAAAGACGACGAGGCCGTGGCGGCGGCCGAGCGCGAACTTGGCGACATTCTCTCACACGAGGGCCCCGACACCACTCAGTTCTACGTCGATGTCGTCCCGAAAGACGGCGACCCGATCCCGTGTCGCGATCACATGGCCGTGTTGCCGTACGAGGGCGAGGAGTTCCGCGGGAGCGTCGGCATCCTGCGCAACGTCTGCGAGGAAGTCAGCCGCGAGGAGACGCTCGAACGCCGCGAGCGAGAACTCGAGCGGAAGACGCGGGCGATGGACGAGGCCCCGGTCGGGATCACGATCACCGATCCGAGCCGCGAGGACAACCCGATGATCTACGTCAACGGCCGGTTCGTCGAGATGACCGGCTACCCGCGATCGGACTCGATCGACGAGAACTGTCGTTTCCTCCAGGGCCCTGAGACAGACGAGCAGTCAGTGAACGAACTCCGCCAAGCGATCGATACCGGCGAGGCGACGACGGTAGAAATCAAGAACTACCGCAGGGACGGCGAACCGTTCTGGAACCGGGTCAGCATCAGTCCGCTGTTGTCCGAGGACGGCGAGGCAGAGTCTTGGGTCGGCTTCCAGCGCGACATCACGGCGTACAAGAATCGCGAGCGGGAGCTCGAGCGACAGAACGACCGGCTCGAACGGTTCGCTGGCATCGTCAGTCACGACCTCAGATCGCCAATGAGCGTCGCAGCGGGGCGGATCGAACTGGCGAAGGCCGAGGGCGAAGCCGACAGGGCGGCGAACCTCGACGCCGCCCTCGACGCGCTCGATCGGATGGATACGATCGTCGACGACACGCTCACGCTGGCCCGGCAGGGCGACACCGTCGGCGAGCCGGAGACGGTGTCGCTGTCGTCGGTCGCCGAGGAGTGTTGGCGGACGACTGAGACGGACGACGGTTCGATCGAAGTCGCCGGCGACTTGCGGTTCCGAGCGGACCCCGATCGGCTCCGGAACCTCGTCGAGAACCTCCTCGGAAACGCGATCGAACACGGCGGCGAACGCGTCACCGTTCGGATCGGTGCGCTGGACGACGGCTTCTACATCGCCGACGACGGCCCGGGGATCGACGAGGCCGAACGCGAGTCGGTGTTCGATCCCGGCCACACGAGCGCTGAGGACGGGACCGGATTCGGCCTCGCGATCGTCAACGAGATCGCCGAGGCCCACGGCTGGACCGTCTCGATCGGCGACGCCGAGGTCGGCGGCGCGCGGTTCGAGATCCGCGACGTTACGACCGTCTGA
- the phaC gene encoding class III poly(R)-hydroxyalkanoic acid synthase subunit PhaC has product MSANNPFSFALNVQRELLETAVGSVQRGAVAGEQVERIQDVEVGQTPSEVVYEENKLELLHYEARTDEQHGTPILAVYALINKPFILDLQPDRSVVRRLLDAGHDVYLIDWNEPSRLDRHLTLDDYVNRYIDNCVDVVRERSGVDRINVLGYCMGGTMSAIYTALHQEKVRALGLMAAGLCFDGEGGVLELWGDDEFYDPRDVVDAYGNVPAEMLDIGFALMDPVANFVSKYVRLYDNLENDDFVENFARMERWLSEGIDLAGETYVQFLEEIYQSNKLHDNEMYLGDEHVNVGSIDIPVLQIVGEYDHLIPPETSKPFNDVVASEETDIFEHPTGHIGLSVSGSSHQALWPKVAEWYVEHSPDEPAATDGAEGAGDERDQAVEIEIESPGDDERVAESDAKGTDVEAIDGIGPTYAERLRDAGLGTVEALRDADAAAVAEAAGVGVKRAEGWLEQARQ; this is encoded by the coding sequence ATGAGCGCCAACAACCCGTTTTCGTTCGCGTTGAACGTCCAGCGCGAACTGCTCGAAACGGCGGTCGGATCGGTCCAACGCGGCGCGGTCGCCGGCGAACAGGTCGAACGGATACAGGACGTCGAGGTGGGACAGACCCCAAGCGAGGTCGTCTACGAGGAGAACAAACTCGAACTGCTGCACTACGAGGCGCGAACCGACGAACAGCACGGGACGCCGATCCTCGCGGTGTACGCGCTGATCAACAAGCCGTTCATCCTCGACCTCCAGCCCGACCGAAGCGTCGTCAGGCGGCTGCTCGACGCCGGCCACGACGTCTACCTCATCGACTGGAACGAGCCCTCGCGGCTCGATCGCCACCTCACGCTCGACGACTACGTCAACCGCTACATCGACAACTGCGTCGACGTCGTCCGCGAACGCTCGGGAGTCGACCGCATCAACGTCCTCGGCTACTGCATGGGCGGGACGATGTCGGCGATCTACACCGCCCTCCACCAGGAGAAGGTTCGGGCGCTGGGGCTCATGGCTGCTGGGCTCTGTTTCGACGGCGAGGGCGGCGTCCTCGAGCTGTGGGGTGACGACGAGTTCTACGACCCCCGCGACGTCGTCGACGCCTACGGAAACGTCCCCGCCGAGATGCTCGATATCGGGTTCGCGCTCATGGATCCAGTCGCGAACTTCGTCTCGAAGTACGTCCGCCTCTACGACAACCTCGAGAACGACGACTTCGTCGAGAACTTCGCCCGCATGGAGCGGTGGCTCTCCGAAGGGATCGACCTCGCCGGCGAGACGTACGTCCAGTTCCTCGAGGAGATCTACCAGTCGAACAAGCTCCACGACAACGAGATGTACCTCGGCGACGAGCACGTCAACGTCGGGTCGATCGACATCCCTGTGTTGCAGATCGTCGGCGAGTACGATCACCTGATCCCGCCGGAGACGAGCAAGCCGTTCAACGACGTGGTCGCCTCCGAGGAGACGGATATCTTCGAGCATCCGACGGGGCACATCGGGCTGTCCGTCTCGGGATCGAGCCACCAGGCGCTCTGGCCGAAGGTCGCCGAGTGGTACGTCGAGCACTCGCCCGACGAACCGGCCGCAACGGACGGCGCGGAAGGGGCGGGCGACGAGCGCGACCAAGCGGTCGAGATCGAGATCGAATCCCCCGGCGACGACGAGCGCGTCGCCGAGTCGGACGCGAAGGGCACCGACGTCGAGGCGATCGACGGGATCGGGCCGACCTACGCCGAGCGGCTCAGAGACGCGGGGCTCGGCACGGTCGAGGCGTTACGTGACGCTGACGCCGCGGCGGTCGCTGAGGCTGCCGGGGTCGGCGTCAAGCGGGCCGAGGGGTGGCTCGAACAGGCGCGGCAGTAA
- the cgi121 gene encoding KEOPS complex subunit Cgi121 yields MRLIEGIANVDGDRFEDVGELVAALGRIGDEHGVTVQAFDARYVVSERHLERAVELADRARDRGEAVARDRAVEITLYAAGRRQIDRALEMGISTGETPAVVLVDGSGDEANAGEAVRELLAPAETLGDYDERLVRAFYDIEDVELNATDADLESLVLERVALLVIDR; encoded by the coding sequence ATGCGCCTGATCGAGGGGATCGCGAACGTGGATGGCGACCGGTTCGAGGACGTCGGCGAACTCGTCGCGGCGCTCGGTCGAATCGGCGACGAGCACGGCGTGACGGTGCAGGCGTTCGACGCCCGATACGTCGTCTCGGAACGGCATCTCGAACGCGCCGTCGAGCTCGCCGACAGGGCGCGCGACCGCGGCGAGGCGGTCGCGCGCGACCGCGCCGTCGAGATCACGCTGTACGCGGCGGGGCGGCGACAGATCGATCGGGCTCTGGAGATGGGTATCTCGACCGGCGAGACGCCGGCCGTCGTCCTCGTCGACGGCTCTGGGGACGAAGCGAACGCCGGCGAAGCGGTTCGCGAACTGCTCGCGCCGGCGGAGACGCTCGGTGACTACGACGAACGTCTGGTGCGTGCGTTCTACGATATCGAGGATGTCGAACTGAACGCGACCGACGCGGATCTCGAATCGCTCGTCCTCGAACGGGTGGCGCTGCTCGTCATCGATCGGTGA
- a CDS encoding beta-ketoacyl-ACP reductase codes for MTLAERTCLVTGASRGIGRAIAEELGAHGADVAVNYRSSSDEARAVKERIDDGDGRAMLAQADVSNRAAVGSMCEAITDEFGPIEVLVNNAGITVDKKFENMTREDWERVIDVNLGGVFNCTKTCFDDIRSAEEGRLINISSVVGQQGNYGQANYATTKSGLFGFTRTLALELASEGSTANCVAPGFVETDMLSDVPDRVKEHILKRIPLDRFATVDDISGIVRFLASHDSSYMTGQVLGVNGGMEW; via the coding sequence ATGACTCTTGCAGAACGGACGTGTCTGGTCACGGGCGCATCGCGGGGAATCGGGCGGGCGATCGCTGAGGAGTTGGGCGCACACGGTGCGGACGTGGCGGTCAACTACCGATCGTCGTCAGACGAGGCGCGGGCGGTCAAGGAGCGAATCGACGACGGCGACGGGCGGGCAATGCTCGCGCAGGCTGACGTCTCGAACCGCGCGGCGGTCGGGTCGATGTGCGAAGCGATAACGGATGAGTTCGGGCCGATTGAGGTGTTGGTGAACAACGCGGGGATCACGGTCGACAAGAAGTTCGAGAACATGACTCGCGAGGACTGGGAGCGCGTCATCGACGTCAACCTCGGCGGTGTGTTCAACTGCACGAAGACGTGTTTCGACGACATACGATCGGCGGAGGAGGGGCGGCTGATCAACATCTCGAGCGTGGTGGGCCAGCAGGGCAACTACGGGCAGGCGAACTACGCGACCACCAAATCCGGGCTGTTCGGCTTCACCCGCACCCTCGCGCTCGAACTCGCCTCCGAAGGCTCCACCGCCAACTGCGTCGCCCCCGGCTTCGTCGAGACGGACATGCTCTCCGACGTTCCCGACCGGGTCAAAGAGCACATCCTCAAGCGGATTCCGCTGGATCGGTTCGCGACGGTCGACGATATCTCCGGTATCGTTCGCTTCCTCGCCAGCCACGATTCGAGCTACATGACCGGCCAGGTGCTCGGCGTCAACGGCGGTATGGAGTGGTAG